The sequence AGACATGTTGAATTTCAATATCTTCAATTTTCTGGCCTTCTTTTAAGCCCATATATTGAAGGGCACTTTCTAAAGCTCTACGCTCAGTTTCATCTTTACACTCGGCTAAAGTAGGAATGCTTTCGCTGACTTTTGAAGTCATCGATGGATTTGTACCCCAGCTAACCATTGGTTCAATGTCATTCGCATCAATGACAATTGTTTTGTCATAAACAGCATTTTCATCTGAGGCAAGTTCTTTCCATGCAGCCACGGCTTCATCAAAGTTTTTCGGCGCGTACTTTCTTCCTTTTATATAGGAGAAAGTCGTTTCGTCTGGAGAAACTAGACCCGCTCTTGCTCCACCCTCAATTGACATGTTGCAGATCGTCATGCGTTCTTCCATACTCATGTTGCGAATCGCTTCACCGCAATATTCAATGACATGACCGGTTCCAAAACCAATTCCATGTTTTGCAATAACATAAAGAATGACATCCTTTGAAGTCACACCTTCTTGTAAGCTTCCATTGATTTCAAGTTTTAATGTTTTTGGTTTTGATTGCCAAATCGTTTGCGTTGCTAGTACGTGTTCTACTTCACTTGTTCCGATTCCAAATGCTAAGGCACCAAAGGCACCATGTGTAGATGTATGGCTGTCCCCACAAACGATCGTTTTTCCCGGTTGGGTTAAACCAAGTTCAGGGCCAATGACATGGACAATCCCTTGTTCTGGGCTGTCAATTCCAGCTAATGGAACTCCAAATTCCTTACAGTTTTTCTCTAGTGTTGTCATCTGGTTTTTAGCAACCTCATCATCAATGATATGACGATTTATCGTTGGAACATTATGATCCATTGTCGCAAAGGTTTTATCTGGGCGTCT is a genomic window of Niallia sp. XMNu-256 containing:
- the leuC gene encoding 3-isopropylmalate dehydratase large subunit — its product is MGKSVIDKVWEKHIVHQEEGKPDLLYVDLHLVHEVTSPQAFSGLRMKNRKVRRPDKTFATMDHNVPTINRHIIDDEVAKNQMTTLEKNCKEFGVPLAGIDSPEQGIVHVIGPELGLTQPGKTIVCGDSHTSTHGAFGALAFGIGTSEVEHVLATQTIWQSKPKTLKLEINGSLQEGVTSKDVILYVIAKHGIGFGTGHVIEYCGEAIRNMSMEERMTICNMSIEGGARAGLVSPDETTFSYIKGRKYAPKNFDEAVAAWKELASDENAVYDKTIVIDANDIEPMVSWGTNPSMTSKVSESIPTLAECKDETERRALESALQYMGLKEGQKIEDIEIQHVFIGSCTNSRIEDLRAAAEVAKDKKVHPSVRALVVPGSQQVKKQAEQEGLDQIFVTAGFEWRDAGCSMCLSMNNDIVPAGEHCASTSNRNFEGRQGSGARTHLVSPAMAANAAIHGKFVDIRKTSVVG